Genomic segment of Bacteroidales bacterium:
CTCCGCATTCTGGTCACGATGATCCTGCCAGACCAGGTAAACATTGGAACCCGAGGCGGCAATCGAAGGCCTGGTTGAGACCAGGCTATCAAAAGAGAGCCTCGTATCTTCGCCCCAGGTTATTCCCCAGTCCGTGGACCGCTTGTAATAGATTTCGAGCTTGTCATTATCACGCTCATCCCGCCAGGCAACATGTACTATCGAATCCACCGCACACACTGACGGAGTAACAGACCATGCCGGATCAACTGTCAGCCTCACATCGGATTCCCAGGTCAATCCCATGTCTGTCGAGCGCTTGTACATGATCTCACCCCAATTGAAGTGATAATCGTCGTAAACCAGGTGCGTAACTGAATCGGAAACTGCCATGCAAGGCATATAGGTCTCACCGAAATTGTATGTCATTTGAGTTATTTTCCCCCATGAACTGCCTCCGTCCGGGGAGCGGATGTAAAATAATTCGATATACCATGGGGGGCCGACGTTAGTGCCAACCATCCAGGCAACCTGGACAATGGACCGACTGGCTGCTACTGAAGGGTACATCACTATGTCTGCCTGGTTTGTCAGCCTCACATCGCTTTCCCAGGTCAATCCTCCATCAAGGGAGCGTTTATAATAGACTTCAGGATGGCTATTGCATTCATCATTCCACACAACATGGATAGTATCTCCACAGACAGCGATGGCATGCTGGGTAGACCAGCATAATGTAGAAGCGTTCGTATCGCTCGTCAGCCTAAAATCTGGTTCCCACTGAGCCTGGGATAATTGCGCTGCAAAAAGGGCTAAAGCGAATAAAAATAGCTTTTTCATAAAAGGTAAGGTTTGGTTAACTTGAAAATAAACCCTTTAAAGGTAGGTATTTTATTAAGCAGAAACAAGTCTAATGAGCGAACGGTGCAGTTTATTGAATGAAAGGTGGTTGAAGGAGGGGGAACGGCAGTTGAACAGTTGGCAATTGGACAGTTGGCAGTAGGATCACCTGTAGGGTTAACCGGCCGGTTAACCCTACAACTACGGTTAACCCTACAACTACGGTTAACCGATTACTCTGCAATTTTCAGAAACTTCGCCGAGCCAGATTTCCCTTCTTCATTTATAATGTGCAAAATATACAATCCGTTCCTGAGATCGGAAATATCCAGCTGGCATGGAATTGAGGAAATATTTTCATGATATGAATTTTAAATCTTTACTCTTAAATTACCTGGCAATTAAAGGCTTGAAGATACGAAAACATCTGTTGCCTTTGCTGCTTGTATTTAAAAAAACGTGATAAACAGCAAAGGCTGATCCTTTCAGATCAACCCTTGCTTTCTGAATTGATTATAATTATTCGACTTTGGCTATCTTAACGAACTTTTGGAGTGTTCCCTGGGTTATTACGGCAACGTATACCCCGTTTTCCAGGTTATCACCGGCTGTTATAATTTCATCTGGTGATAATGATTGATATTCCTGCACCAATCTGCCTGATATATCAAATAACTGGAGGGTTACCAATTCTTTGCTTGCTGTCTGCAACCTGAAGTTGAAAGTTGAATTGGATGGGTTCGGGTAAACAGTTAATTCTTCGGTGACG
This window contains:
- a CDS encoding exo-alpha-sialidase, translated to MKKLFLFALALFAAQLSQAQWEPDFRLTSDTNASTLCWSTQHAIAVCGDTIHVVWNDECNSHPEVYYKRSLDGGLTWESDVRLTNQADIVMYPSVAASRSIVQVAWMVGTNVGPPWYIELFYIRSPDGGSSWGKITQMTYNFGETYMPCMAVSDSVTHLVYDDYHFNWGEIMYKRSTDMGLTWESDVRLTVDPAWSVTPSVCAVDSIVHVAWRDERDNDKLEIYYKRSTDWGITWGEDTRLSFDSLVSTRPSIAASGSNVYLVWQDHRDQNAEIYFMKSTDNGLTWGENIRLTNDPNQSWFPNLAVSEDHLFVFWEETRDGNREIYYKCSYDSGDTWGPDTRLTEDAAGSYRPFIAVSGSQLNVMWYDSRDGNYEIYYKRDPTGNLVVGIDDMAIVKSEKCITVFPNPARRQLTVGSRQLAVRITIVDLYGREMKEFGDISSFPYQADISELRPGIYLLKVYNKKGIIGIVKFTKSSAP